DNA from Terriglobus tenax:
TGCAGCCGGGCGAGAAGATCGTCACCTACCTCGGCATCCGCGACCTGAACGAAGAAGGCAAATTCATCCTCTTCGCCACACAGCTCGGCACCGTCAAGAAGACCCCGCTGACGGACTTCTCCAACGTCATGCAGCGCGGCATCATCGCCATCAACATCGACAAGAACGATGAGCTGATCGGTACCCGCGTCACCGAAGGTGACGACATCATCTTCCTCGCCACCCGCGAGGGCATGGCCATCCGCTTCCCGGAAAAGCACGACCCCGAAAAGGGTACCGGCCTGCGTCCCATGGGCCGCAACGCCAGCGGCAACAAGGGCATCACGCTCAAGAAGGACGACTACGTCATCGGCCTGGCCGTTACCCCCAGCCCGGAGTCACGCGCCACGCGCCGTGACGAGCTGGCACTGGAAAAGAACCTGGTGAAGGAACTCGCCGAGGTCCGCGCCCAGATTGAAGCCGCCTCCGCGGAGCTGACCACCGCCCGCGAATCCGGCAACGAGGAAGCCGCCAAGGAAGCCGGCAAGAAGCGCGACAAGGCCTACGACAAGCGCGACCAGCTGGACGAAAAACTGGGCCTCAGCCCCTGCCTCATCCTCTCCGTCACGGAGAACGGCTTCGGCAAGCGCACCAATGTTGAGGAGTACCGCCTGCAGTCCCGCGGCGGCTCCGGCGTCATCAACATGAAGGCCACCGCCAAGACCGGCAAGGTCTCCGCCATCAACCTGGTGGACGAGACCAGCGAGCTGATGGCCATCAGCCAGTTCGGCAAAATCATCCGCATCGACACCAAGACCATCCGCGCCGCCGGCCGGGGAACACAGGGAGTCAAACTCCTCAACCTGGACGACGCTGACAAGGTAGCCGCGGCGGTTGTGATTCCTCCGGATGAGTCGGGGAATAAGGAACCGGAGCAGGGTCTGTTGCAGTAGGATGTCGGTATTGTTACCGAGGCCGCGTCAGGATCGTTGGCACAAGGGAGACCAATGAGAATAACTGAAGTTAGCATTTCAAAGTTATTCGGAATATTTGACCACACCATTCGAATGGCTTTGGATGATCGGATAACGATCATCCATGCACCGAACGGATATGGAAAGACGACTATTTTACGCTTGTTGAACGGGTTCTTCACCGGTCGGTTCACAGACATCGAGTCCGTGCCTTTCGATGAGTTCTCGATCTTACTTGAAGATTCAACGGCGATACGGGTGTTCCACCTACCTCGGCGAGAAAAGCGTAAAGGAGATGGGTTGCTCGTTCGTCTAGAGCGCGAAGGGATTTTGCTGGATGAAACTCACCTTCGTACTCTAGATCCACGTGAAGCCGAATTTCCCTTACATGCGATCGACGAATTTCTCCCATTTCTGACTAGGATTGGCGAATCGACTTGGCGCAATATAGAGAATGGCGAAGAACTCTCGTTTGGCGAGATTTTCAATCGCTATGAAGATATGCTCCCCGTACGACTGACAAGACAGAAAACTGCGCCATGGCTAAGAGAACTCACTCAATCTATAAAGATACGTTTTATTGAAAGTCAAAGGCTCTCAAGAGACAGTCGTAATTCGAGAGGTCACCGCAACAGTGGTGTGGAACCTGCAGTTGCTTTTTATTCCAAGCAGATAGCCCGTGAGATGACACGTAGGCTAGCTGAATATGCTGAACTCTCTCAATCTCTGGATCAGACTTTTCCAATGAGACTTGTTGAGCATTTGTCAAGTGGTAGTGCCACCTCTATGTCTCCCGAAGAGCTCGAGGAAAGATTGGGTGCACTCGATCAAAAGAGGGCGCGACTTCGAGAAGCTGGTTTACTTGAGCGCGAAGATGTCAGTTTCAAAGTCCCCCCGGCGCTTCAGGATCTAGCTCAGCAAGTGCTGCCGATGTATGTGAGTGATGTAGAGAAAAAGCTTGGTGTTTTTGCTAATATACTCGAGAAAATAGAGTTATTTAAAGCCATAGTTTCTCAACGATTTCGCTACAAGACAGCCACTATCGACAAAGAGAATGGGTTCACCTTCGAAAGTATGGGGCAGACACTCTCTCCGATGGTGTTATCGAGCGGAGAGCAACACTTACTAGTGCTCTGGTCAGAACTGATTTTCATGGTAGATAAGGGATCGCTTGTGCTCATTGATGAGCCGGAGATGTCCTTACACATCTCATGGCAGCAAGACTTCCTTAGAGAACTGTCCGCTATTACACGGCTATCAAATTTCGATGCTCTCATCGCGACGCATTCACCTCAGATTATCAATGAGCGTTTCGATCTCGTATCTGTCTTAGAAGGTCCGGAATGGCATAGATGATGCACACGCCAAATAGTGCAGTCAATGCAATCCGAATGAGCCGTACTGTAAAGCCACAGCACGCGGCTCTCCTTCTGGAAGGTCGCAAAGACAACAAGATTTTTAGTAATTTTATTGACTGGGATAAATGTGCTCCGTATGTGCTCTCTGGAAGAGATAACGTGTTGGAGGCATTAGCTCTAGCTAGAGCTAACCAAGTCCCTGGAGTAGTGGCCATTGTAGATAGGGACTCTGATCATATCTACAATCGTAGGATTGATGATCCGTGTGTGGCTGTTACAGATAAGCGTGATTTGGAAGGTATGCTTATCGCCTCACCAGCGCTCGAAAAAGTGTTTGGAGAGCATGAAGTTAGACCAACATTCGATCTCCGCCAAACCATAGCAAATGGCGCATGTCATTTAGGTTATATGCGAGCACTATGCCACGCAAACGGATGGCATGTAGATTTTAAACGGATTCGGTACAACTCTTTTTTTGATCCGAGGACAGGTGTAGTATCCAACAATCTTGTGGCATCTACTGTCCTGGGTTCAGCGGAAAATGTAGGCTTCGGAAGAAGTCCTCTAGAAATAGATGAGCTTATTCGGGGGATATCTGATGCTTCGCATGATCCGTTGCTCGTTTCGCAAGGACACGATATGGCCGCTGTTGCAGCCGAAATTCTAAAATTTTATACAGGGCGCCGCGACATAACAGCCCGGGACATGGAGTCTTTTCTAAGACTGGCTTTCGAGACTGAGCATTTCCGGACGACATCCCTGTTTGCTGCACTTTGTGAGTGGCAGGAAACTAACAAAAATTTCATCGTTCTCAAGTTGGGTTGCCCAGTTATTCGAACTTAGTCGAGAGTTGTCCAAGTAGGGCACAAAGTAAAAGGCCGCGCTTGCGCGCGGCCTTCCATCACACCATCCAGCCTTAGTAAGCAGCCGTAAACCGCTGGCCGCGGAACTGGGGGTTCTCCAGCTCGTTCACCGTCGCGATGGCGTAGTCGGCGTAGCTGATCTCGCTCTTACCGTTTTCGCCCATGATCAGGTCGTCCTTGCCGATGCGGAAGGTTCCCTTGCGGGGGCCGACTTCGAAGAATCCGGCGGGCGAGAAGTAGGTCCAGTCGATGGTCTGGTTCTTCTTCAGGTTGCCGAGGACCTTGATGTGCGACGCGCTGATCGGCAGGTACGGCTCCGGCAGGTAGCCCGAGTCGTGCAGGGTGACGCCGGGGGCGACGAAGAGGCTGCCTGCTCCGCCCACCACCAGCAGGCGGGGTCCGCCGTTCTTGCCGCCTGCTAGGGCAACGCCCTCAATCAGGTTGTCGGTCAGGCCGATCAGGACATCGGTATTGTCCGCCGGGGGAGCGATGGCGCTCACCACGGCATCGGCGCCCTTCACCACTTCGGCAATCTTGCCGGGGTTGCTGGCGTCGTCAAGCACGCTGGTGACGCCGGCCGGCTCCTCGCCTGCCTTGCGGGTTACGGCAACCACCTGGTGGCCGCGCGCCACCAGCTCCTTCACAATCTCTGAACCCGACTTGCCCTTTGCTCCGTAAACGACAACCTTCATCTCTCTACCTCCTAAGTATTTCGATATCGAAATATCGATGCACTTCAGTAGATGTGGCCCGTAATAGTTCGGATGCAAGAAAAGTGACATCTATACCGGAAGCGGGTTAGAGTGTCG
Protein-coding regions in this window:
- a CDS encoding DUF4435 domain-containing protein; translation: MSRTVKPQHAALLLEGRKDNKIFSNFIDWDKCAPYVLSGRDNVLEALALARANQVPGVVAIVDRDSDHIYNRRIDDPCVAVTDKRDLEGMLIASPALEKVFGEHEVRPTFDLRQTIANGACHLGYMRALCHANGWHVDFKRIRYNSFFDPRTGVVSNNLVASTVLGSAENVGFGRSPLEIDELIRGISDASHDPLLVSQGHDMAAVAAEILKFYTGRRDITARDMESFLRLAFETEHFRTTSLFAALCEWQETNKNFIVLKLGCPVIRT
- a CDS encoding AAA family ATPase; this translates as MRITEVSISKLFGIFDHTIRMALDDRITIIHAPNGYGKTTILRLLNGFFTGRFTDIESVPFDEFSILLEDSTAIRVFHLPRREKRKGDGLLVRLEREGILLDETHLRTLDPREAEFPLHAIDEFLPFLTRIGESTWRNIENGEELSFGEIFNRYEDMLPVRLTRQKTAPWLRELTQSIKIRFIESQRLSRDSRNSRGHRNSGVEPAVAFYSKQIAREMTRRLAEYAELSQSLDQTFPMRLVEHLSSGSATSMSPEELEERLGALDQKRARLREAGLLEREDVSFKVPPALQDLAQQVLPMYVSDVEKKLGVFANILEKIELFKAIVSQRFRYKTATIDKENGFTFESMGQTLSPMVLSSGEQHLLVLWSELIFMVDKGSLVLIDEPEMSLHISWQQDFLRELSAITRLSNFDALIATHSPQIINERFDLVSVLEGPEWHR
- a CDS encoding NAD(P)-dependent oxidoreductase encodes the protein MKVVVYGAKGKSGSEIVKELVARGHQVVAVTRKAGEEPAGVTSVLDDASNPGKIAEVVKGADAVVSAIAPPADNTDVLIGLTDNLIEGVALAGGKNGGPRLLVVGGAGSLFVAPGVTLHDSGYLPEPYLPISASHIKVLGNLKKNQTIDWTYFSPAGFFEVGPRKGTFRIGKDDLIMGENGKSEISYADYAIATVNELENPQFRGQRFTAAY